GATGAGGTAGGGCTGCCAGGCCGGGTTGTCGTAGTGCTGCAGGCGGCGCGTCATGCCCATCATCCCCAGGAGGTAGAGCGGGATGAAGGCCAGATAGAAGCCGAAGAACCAGCACCAGAAGGCGCGCTTGCCCCAGGCCTCGTTCAGGCGGAAGCCGATGGCCTTGGGGAACCAGTAGGTGTACCCGGCCATGAAGCCGAAGAGGACGCCGGGCACGAGCATGTTGTGGAAGTGGGCGATGAGGAAGAGGCTGTTGTGCAGCACGTAGTCGGCCGGGGGCATGGCCAGCAGCACGCCGGTGAGCCCGCCGATGACGAAGGTCGTGAGGAAGCCGATGGTCCAGAGCATCGCGGAGGTGAGGCGCACCCGCCCGCGGTACATGGTGAACAGCCAGTTGAAGACCTTCACGCCCGTGGGGATGGCGATGAGCATGGTCGAGATGCCGAAGAAGATGTTGACGTCGGGGCTCGCGCCCATGGTGAAGAAGTGGTGCACCCAGACCGCGAAGGAGAGGAACATGATCGCGGCCGTGGCGTAGACGAGCGACACGTAGCCGAAGATCCTCTTGCGCGAGAAGGTGGCCACGACCTCGGAGAAGACGCCGAAGGCGGGCAGGATGACGACGTAGACCTCCGGGTGGCCCCAGGTCCAGAAGAGGTTGGCGTACATCATCATGTTGCCGCCCATGCCGTTGGTGAAGAAGTGCATGCCCAGGTAGCGGTCCATGGTGATCATGGCCAGGGCGGCGGTCAGCACCGGGAAGGCGAAGATGACGAGCACCACGGTGAAGACCGTGGTCCAGGTGAAGAGCGGCATGCGCATGAGCGACATGCCCGGGGCGCGCATCTTCAGGATGGTGACGAGGAAGTTTATGCCCGAGAGCGTCGAGCCTATGCCCGATATCTGCAGGGCCCAGATCCAGTAGTCCACCCCGGTGTCCGGGCTGTAGGTCAGCTCCGTGAGCGGCGCGTATCCCGACCAGCCGGCCCGGGAGAAGACGCCCACGCCGAGCGAGACCATGACCAGCATGGCCCCGGCCACCGCCAGCCAGAGGCTGACCGCGTTCAGGAAGGGGAAGGCCACGTCGCGCGCGCCGATCTGCTGGGGCACGACGATGTTCATGAGCCCGGTGAGGAAGGGCATGGCCATGAAGAGGATCATGATCGTGCCGTGGGCGCTGAAGACCTGGTTGAAGTGCTCCGGCGGCAGGAAGCCCTGGGAGGGGGCCAGCGCCATGGCCTGCTGCGCCCGCATCATGATGGCGTCCGAGAAGCCGCGCAGCAGCATGATCAGCGCCAGGATGATGTACATGACGCCGATCTTCCTGGGCTCCACGGTGGTCAGCCACTCGTGCCAGAGATAGGGCCACTTCCTGAAGTAGGTGATCAGGGCGAGGATGACGAAGCCGAGCAGGAGCGAGCCGCACACCGCGCCC
The sequence above is drawn from the Desulfovibrio sp. X2 genome and encodes:
- the cyoB gene encoding cytochrome o ubiquinol oxidase subunit I, with protein sequence MFGKLTLAAVPYHDPIVMGAVCGSLLLGFVILALITYFRKWPYLWHEWLTTVEPRKIGVMYIILALIMLLRGFSDAIMMRAQQAMALAPSQGFLPPEHFNQVFSAHGTIMILFMAMPFLTGLMNIVVPQQIGARDVAFPFLNAVSLWLAVAGAMLVMVSLGVGVFSRAGWSGYAPLTELTYSPDTGVDYWIWALQISGIGSTLSGINFLVTILKMRAPGMSLMRMPLFTWTTVFTVVLVIFAFPVLTAALAMITMDRYLGMHFFTNGMGGNMMMYANLFWTWGHPEVYVVILPAFGVFSEVVATFSRKRIFGYVSLVYATAAIMFLSFAVWVHHFFTMGASPDVNIFFGISTMLIAIPTGVKVFNWLFTMYRGRVRLTSAMLWTIGFLTTFVIGGLTGVLLAMPPADYVLHNSLFLIAHFHNMLVPGVLFGFMAGYTYWFPKAIGFRLNEAWGKRAFWCWFFGFYLAFIPLYLLGMMGMTRRLQHYDNPAWQPYLIVAAVGTFIILLGIGCTLVQLALSIRDREKNRDLTGDPWDGRTLEWLTSSPPAPYNFAVIPTVHDRDAFWDMKEKGTAYEPPERYEDIAVPKNTPYGLAVGVLAFVFGFSMIWYIWWLAGLSFAGMITVVILRSADDDTDEIIPAAEVARIEGERLERIRGAA